The proteins below come from a single Aegilops tauschii subsp. strangulata cultivar AL8/78 chromosome 6, Aet v6.0, whole genome shotgun sequence genomic window:
- the LOC109741125 gene encoding E3 ubiquitin-protein ligase ATL23 — MARMAVSVLFLIAGVVLMLALHVLVIVWAVRRGAVLRLRGAARERDQEQAEAAGLTADELGELPCQDFKAAAAVGTGAGECAVCLEAFQGGDRCRVLPGCHHGFHAQCVDSWLRQSRRCPVCRAEVACRGKAADAVVDETATSEIVAERLGGADR; from the coding sequence ATGGCGCGGATGGCGGTCTCCGTGCTCTTCCTCATCGCCGGCGTCGTGCTCATGCTCGCGCTGCACGTCCTCGTCATCGTCTGGGCGGTCCGGCGGGGCGCCGTGCTGCGGCTGCGCGGCGCGGCGCGGGAGCGGGACCAGGAGCAGGCGGAAGCGGCGGGTCTGACGGCCGACGAGCTGGGCGAGCTGCCTTGCCAGGACTTcaaggccgccgccgccgtggggACCGGCGCCGGCGAGTGCGCGGTGTGCCTGGAGGCGTTCCAGGGGGGCGACCGGTGCCGCGTTCTGCCGGGGTGCCACCATGGGTTCCATGCGCAGTGCGTGGACTCGTGGCTACGCCAGAGCCGCCGGTGCCCGGTGTGCCGCGCCGAGGTGGCCTGCCGCGGCAAGGCGGCCGACGCGGTGGTTGATGAGACCGCCACCTCGGAGATCGTCGCTGAAAGACTGGGAGGTGCAGATCGCTAG
- the LOC120966566 gene encoding uncharacterized protein, producing MYLLGVVLFDGLMAFNALSELHPGNSLKHSCGYVSRLWHHCGGTDNGPSKHTEIWLHLTLSRVTIGMQTSLKNLCTSLWMCSRRQGLWYPQILSLQQEICLVASGESQYMIRFKRYTIVVWRDDLEAESPFCSYAPTPVSQLPRPINMPECITDSSGW from the exons ATGTACCTTCTGGGAGTTGTTTTATTTGATGGTTTG ATGGCATTCAATGCACTGTCTGAACTCCATCCCGGTAACTCGCTCAAGCATTCCTGTGGGTATGTGTCACGTCTTTGGCATCACTGCGGTGGAACTGATAATGGGCCTAGCAAGCACACAGAGATATGGTTACACTTGACGCTAAG CAGGGTAACCATAGGTATGCAAACATCCCTGAAAAATTTGTGCACCAGTTTATGGATGTGTTCAAGAAGGCAGGGTCTATGGTATCCGCAAATTCTTAGTCTTCAGCAAGAAATATGTCTTGTGGCCAGTGGAGAGTCACAGTACATGATCAGGTTCAAAAGGTACACGATTGTTGTTTGGAGGGATGATCTAGAAGCAGAGTCTCCTTTCTGCAGTTATGCCCCGACACCAGTTAGTCAGCTTCCTAGGCCTATAAATATGCCCGAGTGTATCACAG ATTCTTCAGGTTGGTGA
- the LOC109741068 gene encoding RING-H2 finger protein ATL14-like: MVLSTVLLAAGITLMLVVHILVVLWVLRRGMTARVAEHAEEDAGLTAEELGELPCHDFKEGGAGECAVCLEAFNAGERCMVLPRCEHGFHAECVGSWLRKSRLCPICRAEVAGAVAAEVVVEVAAA; encoded by the coding sequence ATGGTGCTCTCCACCGTCCTGCTCGCGGCAGGCATCACGCTGATGCTCGTCGTGCACATCCTCGTGGTCCTCTGGGTGCTGAGGCGGGGCATGACCGCCCGCGTCGCCGAGCACGCGGAAGAAGACGCAGGCCTTACTGCCGAAGAGCTCGGCGAGCTGCCATGCCACGACTTCAAAGAAGGCGGCGCCGGCGAGTGCGCGGTGTGCCTGGAGGCCTTCAACGCCGGCGAACGTTGCATGGTGCTGCCGCGGTGCGAGCACGGGTTCCACGCCGAGTGCGTCGGCTCGTGGCTGCGCAAGAGCCGCCTGTGCCCCATCTGCCGCGCCGAGGTGGCCGGCGCAGTGGCCGCCGAGGTCGTCGTGGAGGTCGCTGCTGCCTGA
- the LOC109741079 gene encoding RING-H2 finger protein ATL60-like has product MVLSAVLLAAGITLMLVVHILVVLWVLRRGMTARVAEHAEEDAGLTAEELGVLPCHDFKEGGAGECAVCLEAFMAGDRCMVLPRCEHGFHAECVGSWLRKSRLCPICRAEVAGAVAAEVVVEVAAA; this is encoded by the coding sequence ATGGTCCTCTCGGCCGTCCTGCTCGCGGCAGGCATCACGCTGATGCTCGTCGTGCACATCCTCGTGGTCCTCTGGGTGCTGAGGCGGGGCATGACGGCCCGCGTCGCCGAGCACGCGGAGGAAGACGCGGGCCTTACCGCCGAAGAGCTCGGCGTGCTGCCATGCCACGACTTCAAAGAAGGCGGCGCCGGCGAGTGCGCGGTGTGCCTGGAGGCGTTCATGGCCGGCGACCGTTGCATGGTGCTGCCCCGGTGCGAGCACGGGTTCCACGCCGAGTGCGTCGGCTCGTGGCTGCGCAAGAGCCGCCTGTGCCCCATCTGCCGGGCCGAGGTGGCCGGCGCGGTGGCCGCCGAGGTCGTCGTGGAGGTCGCTGCTGCCTGA